The following coding sequences are from one Arachis hypogaea cultivar Tifrunner chromosome 7, arahy.Tifrunner.gnm2.J5K5, whole genome shotgun sequence window:
- the LOC112702036 gene encoding mitogen-activated protein kinase 20 isoform X3: protein MQQDQRKKSSMEMEFFSDYGDASRYKIQEVIGKGSYGVVCSAIDTHTGEKVAIKKIHDIFEHISDAARILREIKLLRLLRHPDIVEIKHVMMPPSRREFKDIYVVFELMESDLHQVIKANDDLTKEHYQFFLYQLLRALKYIHTANVYHRDLKPKNILANANCKLKICDFGLARVAFTDTPTTVFWTDYVATRWYRAPELCGSFYSKYTPAIDIWSIGCIFAEVLLGKPLFPGKNVVHQLDLMTDLLGTPSLDTISRVRNDKARRYLTSMRKKQPVPFAQKFPNADPLALRLLERLLAFDPKDRPTAQEALADPYFKGLAKVEREPSCHPITKMEFEFERRRVTKEEIRELIFREILEYHPQLLKDYINGTERANFLYPSAVDQFKKQFAHLEENGGKSSPVMPLERKHVSLPRSTVVHSNMVAQKEQSNNALSKNRQPAEEYNNNQRIPPEIH, encoded by the exons ATGCAGCAAGATCAAAGAAAAAAG AGTTCAATGGAGATGGAGTTTTTCTCTGATTATGGGGATGCCAGCCGGTACAAAATTCAAGAAGTCATCGGGAAAGGAAGTTATGGTGTTGTATGTTCAGCTATTGACACTCATACCGGTGAAAAAGTTGCAATAAAAAAGATTCATGATATATTTGAGCATATATCCGATGCTGCACGcattctccgggagataaagttgCTTAGACTTCTTCGACATCCTGATATTGTTGAAATCAAACATGTCATGATGCCTCCTTCTAGGAGGGAATTTAAGGACATTTATGTTGTTTTCGAGCTCATGGAGTCGGATTTACATCAAGTCATTAAAGCCAATGATGACTTGACAAAGGAGCACTATCAATTTTTCCTTTACCAGTTACTTCGAGCATTGAAGTATATTCACACCG CAAATGTCTATCATCGAGACTTGAAGCCAAAGAATATACTGGCCAATGCAAACTGTAAACTTAAAATCTGTGATTTTGGGTTAGCAAGAGTCGCTTTCACCGACACACCAACAACAGTATTTTGGACG GATTACGTTGCGACAAGGTGGTATAGAGCACCGGAGCTTTGTGGATCATTTTACTCAAAG TATACTCCGGCAATCGACATATGGAGTATAGGTTGCATCTTCGCAGAAGTATTATTAGGAAAGCCACTTTTCCCTGGAAAAAATGTTGTCCATCAGTTGGATCTGATGACCGATCTGCTTGGAACTCCTTCGCTGGATACTATATCCCGA GTACGCAATGATAAGGCTAGGAGATACCTAACTAGTATGCGGAAGAAGCAGCCTGTGCCATTTGCACAGAAGTTTCCTAATGCAGATCCTTTAGCACTACGACTACTTGAAAGATTACTTGCCTTTGACCCGAAAGACAGGCCTACTGCTCAAGAG gCATTAGCTGATCCTTACTTCAAGGGATTAGCAAAGGTGGAGAGGGAACCATCCTGTCATCCTATCACGAAAATggagtttgaatttgaaaggCGAAGAGTCACAAAGGAAGAAATCCGAGAGCTAATTTTTCGTGAGATTTTAGAGTACCATCCCCAACTTTTGAAAGACTACATAAATGGAACGGAGAGGGCTAATTTCCTTTATCCAAG TGCTGTTGATCAATTCAAAAAGCAGTTTGCTCATCTTGAGGAAAATGGTGGCAAAAGTAGTCCAGTTATGCCACTTGAACGAAAACATGTATCGCTTCCAAG GTCAACGGTTGTTCATTCGAATATGGTAGCCCAAAAAGAGCAATCAAACAATGCTTTGAGCAAAAACCGGCAACCGGCCGAGGAATATAATAACAATCAAAGAATTCCACCAG